From Bacteroidota bacterium:
CAGCTTCAGGAGAACCATGCCGGTATTGGCCCTCGCGCTCTCCCGTATCCCGATGACGAGGACGATCGTGATGGCGGCCACGATTCCAAACGCGAGGATGTTGAAGACGATCGGGATGCCGAAGACATGGGGGGCGTTCTCGAACAGGCCCGGAATTCTCGCAGCCGTCCGGTAGTCGGTCGACAGCCAATCCGGGACGAGGAGTCCGAAGCCGCCGATAAAGGTCTTGAAATAATTGGCCCAGCTGATGGCGACCGCGACATTTCCCACGGCATATTCGATGATCAGGTCCCAGCCGATGATCCAGGCGATGAATTCGCCGAGAGTCAGATACGAATAGGTGTAGGCGCTTCCGGAGATGGGAACCATCGCGGCAAATTCGGCGTAGCATAATGCCGCGAATCCGCAGGCGACAGCGGTGAGGACGAACGACAGCATAAGCGCCGGGCCCGCCCCGAGCCGGGCGGCGTCTCCCGCCGCCGCAGTGCCGACGGTCGCAAAGATGCCCGCTCCGATAATCGCCCCGATGCCGAGCATCACCACGTCGAAGGCGCCAAGCGCCCGCTTCAGCTGATGCTGAGGGGTCTCGCTCTCGTGGAGAAGCGCGTCGAGGCCCTTCCTCCGGAACAGTTGTTTAAGCATCGGCGATGCCGGGGATCGGTGACACGGGGAGGCGGTTCCGTCCGGGAGTGGGTTAGAGGGGGGGTTGAGTGTCGGTCGGCTCGGTTGCCTGATCGTTCAGGACGGCCTGAGCCTCGACGAGGTGTTTTTCGTCCACCAGGACCTGGATCCCCTCGCTCTCCTGGAGGGAAGGGAGCATCCCGCCGATATCTTCGAATTTCAGGAACGACTCGATACCCGCAGCGGCCAGAGTAGCCTGTGCGAGTTCCGCTTCGACTTCATTCACGAATGTCGCCGCTGCAACGTAGCGATCCATGGTAAGACCCGTCCTGGTGAGGTTAAAATCCGAACTTGCGACAACTTAGTAAAGTCCTGCGACAGATGCAACGCCTGGTACTGCCCCAATTTCACCCAACATGTCATCCTGAGGGAGCGTAGCGACCGAAGGATCTCGTCTTTCCGACCTGCAAGATCCTTCGCTTCGCTCAGGATGACAAAATAAGACCCTACCCAACCCCCCCCTCCGCAAGACTCAATCTTCAGTCGTCGTTCCCGCGACTTCCTCCGTCGTCGTGATCCCCTTTCGCAACAGGTCGAACGCGGCGTCCCGGAGCGTCTTCATCCCCTCCTGCATTGCGGTCTGCCTGATCGCGCCCTCGTTGATCGTGTTCCCGGCTTCGAGTATCAGGCGCCGGATTTCAGGCGTGAAGTAGAGCACTTCATGGATGGCGATGCGGCCCTTGTAGCCGCCATGGCAATGGATGCAGCCCACGGGCCGGAAAAATACTGTGGACTCGATATCAGCCTTCGGAAAACCGAGCTTCTCGAGGCTGATCGGCAGCACCTCCCTGTCGACAAGTTTGCATCGGTCACAAAGCTTTCTGAGGAGCCGCTGGGCCACGATAATGTTGAGGGAGTAGGCGAGGAGGAACGGTTCAAGCCCCATCTTGTACAACCGGGCGATCGCGCTCGGCGCGTCGTTTGTGTGAAGGGTCGAGAAGGTAAGGTGGCCGGTATTGGCAAGTTTGATCGCCATGTCGGCCGTCGTCTTGTCGCGGATCTCCCCTACCATCACGATATCCGGATCGTGGCGCAGGATCGCCCTCAGGGCTCCTTCGAAATCGAGCTTGGGGTTCAGCTTCACCTGGCGGGCACCGTCGATGAAGTATTCCACCGGGTCCTCCACGGTGATGACATTCAGCGTCGGATCCATCACCGCCCTGATCGCCGCCAGAAGCGTCGTGCTCTTGCCGCTGCCGGTCGGGCCGGTCAGGATCACAATCCCGTACGGTTTGTCGATCGCCTTCTTGAACCGCTCGAGGGCCTCCGGCT
This genomic window contains:
- a CDS encoding DUF2007 domain-containing protein, which encodes MDRYVAAATFVNEVEAELAQATLAAAGIESFLKFEDIGGMLPSLQESEGIQVLVDEKHLVEAQAVLNDQATEPTDTQPPL